From Bacillus basilensis, a single genomic window includes:
- the jag gene encoding RNA-binding cell elongation regulator Jag/EloR, whose translation MSIITAKGQTVELAVQDALRQLNVSKDRVDINIIDEGKRGFLGLFGNRPAVVEVVLKKDPIQECEEYLKNVIHDMGVEAEISKIVKGREVEFTISGENIGVLIGKRGNTLNSLQYLTKLVANRNTRQYIGITLDAENYRSKRKATLEALSYRLAKQVVSTKKRVVLEPMPSFERKIIHQALSNHQNIITTSEGKEPHRHVVISSK comes from the coding sequence GTGAGTATAATTACTGCTAAAGGACAAACAGTCGAGCTGGCAGTACAAGATGCTTTAAGGCAATTAAATGTTTCAAAAGACCGAGTGGATATAAATATTATCGATGAAGGTAAAAGAGGGTTCTTAGGCTTATTTGGGAACCGACCTGCAGTAGTAGAAGTTGTATTGAAGAAAGATCCAATTCAAGAATGTGAAGAATATTTAAAAAATGTCATTCACGATATGGGTGTGGAAGCTGAGATTAGTAAAATTGTAAAAGGACGCGAAGTTGAATTTACAATTTCTGGAGAAAACATAGGTGTTTTGATTGGGAAAAGAGGAAACACCTTGAATTCTTTACAGTATTTAACGAAACTTGTGGCAAATCGCAATACGAGGCAGTATATTGGTATCACACTAGATGCTGAAAATTATCGTAGTAAAAGAAAAGCTACATTAGAAGCACTTTCTTATCGATTAGCAAAACAAGTAGTAAGTACGAAAAAAAGAGTTGTGTTGGAACCTATGCCATCTTTTGAACGAAAGATTATCCACCAAGCATTATCTAATCATCAAAATATCATTACAACTTCTGAAGGAAAAGAACCACATCGACATGTTGTAATATCTTCCAAATGA
- the spoIIIJ gene encoding YidC family membrane integrase SpoIIIJ — MKKKLGLLAMVVALMAITAGCSEVNQPITPKSTGIWNEYFVYPLSQLITYFANLFGSNYGLAIVVTTLIIRFALLPLMIKQTKSTKAMQALQPEMVKLKEKYSSKDQATQQKLQQEMMQLYQKNGVNPLAGCLPIFVQMPILFAFYHAIMRTAEISKHTFLWFDLGQADPYYILPVVAAITTFIQQKLAMAGTAGQNPQMAMMIWLMPIMILIFAINFPAALSLYWVVGNIFGIAQMYLIKGPEIKASKAGGSSK; from the coding sequence TTGAAAAAGAAATTAGGTTTACTAGCCATGGTTGTTGCATTAATGGCGATTACTGCTGGCTGTAGTGAAGTAAATCAGCCAATTACACCAAAAAGCACTGGAATTTGGAATGAATACTTCGTATACCCGCTTTCTCAATTAATTACGTATTTTGCCAACTTATTTGGTAGTAATTATGGTTTAGCAATCGTTGTTACGACTCTTATTATTCGTTTTGCATTATTACCATTAATGATTAAACAAACGAAGAGTACGAAGGCAATGCAAGCGTTACAACCAGAAATGGTGAAGTTAAAAGAGAAATATAGCTCTAAAGATCAGGCAACACAGCAAAAACTACAACAAGAAATGATGCAGTTATACCAAAAAAATGGTGTAAACCCATTAGCAGGATGTTTACCAATCTTTGTTCAGATGCCTATTTTATTCGCGTTTTACCATGCGATTATGAGAACAGCAGAAATTAGTAAGCATACATTCTTATGGTTCGACTTAGGACAGGCAGATCCGTACTATATCTTACCGGTTGTTGCGGCAATTACGACATTTATTCAGCAAAAACTTGCAATGGCAGGAACTGCTGGTCAAAATCCGCAAATGGCAATGATGATTTGGCTAATGCCAATCATGATTTTAATCTTTGCAATTAACTTCCCAGCTGCATTATCACTTTACTGGGTTGTTGGTAATATCTTTGGTATTGCTCAAATGTACTTGATCAAAGGGCCGGAAATTAAGGCTAGTAAGGCAGGAGGATCAAGCAAGTGA